The following proteins are co-located in the Spea bombifrons isolate aSpeBom1 chromosome 3, aSpeBom1.2.pri, whole genome shotgun sequence genome:
- the ARV1 gene encoding protein ARV1, with protein sequence MEIEKSSVYRCIECSEESKELYKDYKHGVLKITICKACQKPVDKYIEYDPVIILINAMLCKAQAYRHVLFNTKINIHGKLCIFCLLCEAYIRWLQLPGSSSNTDPGDLIRYAKEWDFYRLFGIAALEQSAFIAGIFIYCSVMPGTLKSHSDYILLLKALLLSSYGKLLLIPAIIWEHDYTPLCFRLITLFVLTSNTQAIRVTLGISRMQSLIAIFFGLFFGLLLETALSYIQGT encoded by the exons ATGGAGATAGAAAAGAGTTCCGTTTACAGATGCATTGAGTGCAGCGAGGAGTCCAAAGAGCTCTATAAAGATTACAAACATGGAGTGTTGAAGATCACAATCTGT AAAGCTTGCCAGAAACCAGTAGACAAATACATTGAGTATGACCCAGTCATCATATTGATTAATGCAATGCTCTGCAAAGCCCAGGCATACCGACATGTCCTCTTCAACACAAAAATTAAC ATTCATGGGAAGCTCTGCATATTTTGCTTACTCTGCGAGGCTTACATCAGGTGGCTGCAATTGCCGGGCTCCAGCAGTAACACTGACCCTGGAGATCTAATTCGATATGCTAAAGAGTGGGATTTCTACAGGCTGTTTGGGATAGCTGCTCTTG AACAATCTGCATTCATTGCTGGCATCTTCATTTATTGTTCTGTTATGCCTGGTACCCTGAAATCCCATTCGGATTATATTTTGCTTCTGAAGGCACTCTTGCTGTCCAGTTATGGGAAGCTCCTTTTGATTCCCGCCATTATTTGGGAACATGATTATACCCCGCTGTGTTTCCGACTCATTACTCTTTTCGTACTAACATCAAACACCCAAGCAATCCGAG TGACCTTGGGCATAAGTCGAATGCAGTCTTTGATTGCCATATTCTTCGGACTATTCTTCGGACTACTTTTAGAAACTGCGCTGAGTTACATCCAAGGAACCTAA